The Priestia aryabhattai genome contains a region encoding:
- a CDS encoding YozQ family protein has product MNSKKQPKKQPNTTEMADRQFETEDYNRQDALSQGLAETHEQVSDAYQEGSFEDTDR; this is encoded by the coding sequence ATGAATTCAAAAAAACAGCCTAAAAAGCAACCTAATACAACTGAAATGGCTGACCGCCAGTTCGAAACGGAAGATTATAACCGACAAGATGCACTCTCACAAGGCCTAGCAGAAACACATGAGCAAGTAAGTGACGCCTATCAAGAAGGATCATTTGAAGATACAGATCGTTAA
- a CDS encoding ABC transporter substrate-binding protein, whose amino-acid sequence MNTYRKSKLSYLLSILTIMTLLVLAACGNSNSADSDKKEKTEGSGETYTIKHAMGKTDIKGTPKRVVVLTNEGTEALLAMGVKPVGAVQSWLGNPWYDHIKGQMKGVKSVGTESEPSLEAIAALKPDLIIGNKMRQEKVYDQLNQIAPTVFSEELRGDWQSNFKLYAKAVNKEEKGKEVLADYDNRVADLKKRLGDQLKQKISVVRFTAGDVRIYHKDSFSGVILDQLGFARPESQQKNDLAEMNATKERIPAMDGDQLFYFSYETGDGEATKLEKEWINDPLFKKLKVAQEDHVHKVDDATWNTAGGILAANIVLDDIEKIFLDKKEQ is encoded by the coding sequence GTGAATACATATCGTAAAAGTAAGCTGTCATATTTGTTATCGATTCTTACAATTATGACTTTGCTTGTGCTGGCGGCTTGCGGTAATTCAAACAGTGCTGACAGCGATAAAAAAGAAAAAACTGAAGGTTCTGGCGAAACCTATACAATTAAACACGCGATGGGTAAAACAGATATTAAAGGAACACCTAAACGAGTTGTCGTTTTAACAAACGAAGGTACTGAAGCTCTTCTTGCAATGGGTGTAAAGCCTGTTGGTGCTGTTCAATCCTGGTTAGGAAATCCGTGGTATGATCACATTAAAGGTCAAATGAAAGGCGTTAAAAGTGTAGGTACAGAAAGCGAACCAAGTTTAGAAGCAATCGCTGCTTTAAAACCTGACTTAATTATCGGAAATAAAATGCGCCAAGAAAAAGTATACGACCAGCTGAATCAAATTGCTCCGACTGTATTTTCTGAAGAGCTGCGCGGAGATTGGCAATCAAACTTTAAACTATATGCAAAAGCTGTAAATAAAGAAGAAAAAGGTAAAGAAGTATTAGCTGACTACGACAACCGCGTAGCAGATTTAAAGAAACGTCTTGGTGATCAGTTAAAACAAAAAATCTCAGTTGTACGCTTTACAGCTGGAGACGTTCGTATCTATCATAAAGACTCATTCTCAGGCGTTATTTTAGATCAGCTTGGATTTGCTCGCCCTGAGTCTCAGCAAAAGAATGATTTAGCTGAAATGAATGCAACAAAAGAGCGCATTCCGGCAATGGACGGTGATCAGTTATTCTACTTCTCTTATGAAACGGGAGACGGTGAAGCAACAAAGCTTGAAAAAGAATGGATAAACGATCCGCTCTTTAAAAAGTTAAAAGTAGCTCAAGAAGACCATGTTCATAAAGTAGATGATGCTACTTGGAACACAGCAGGCGGTATATTAGCAGCTAATATCGTACTTGATGACATTGAAAAAATCTTCTTAGATAAAAAAGAGCAATAA
- a CDS encoding FecCD family ABC transporter permease — translation MMLRSVQMKVMGLIIGIMLLLICIGLSIVLGYTDTSIKTAFEAFQAFNGSNEHIVIQNIRLPRAIIGAVVGICLGIAGAMMQALTKNPLASPDIIGVNAGASFFIVVAVMIFSVNSLQAFTWIAFVGAALTVVVVYFLGSIGKEGLTPIKLTLAGAAIAAFFSSLTQGLLAVDESSLDQVLFWLAGSVQGRKVEMLYGILPYVVPAVIVTFFIASKINILTIGEDVAKGLGQRTALVKIISGIIIAILAGGAVAVAGPISFVGIIVPHVVRAIVGQDYRWVFPYSAVAGGILILLADVAARYVIMPQEIPVGVMTAVIGTPFFIYMARKGAKVS, via the coding sequence ATGATGCTACGCAGTGTTCAAATGAAAGTAATGGGGCTCATCATTGGAATCATGCTGCTTTTAATCTGTATTGGATTAAGTATCGTACTCGGATACACAGATACAAGTATCAAAACAGCATTTGAAGCTTTTCAAGCGTTTAACGGTTCGAATGAGCACATAGTTATTCAAAATATTCGATTGCCGCGCGCTATAATCGGTGCTGTGGTAGGTATTTGTTTAGGAATTGCAGGAGCAATGATGCAGGCGTTAACGAAAAACCCACTTGCTTCACCAGATATTATTGGTGTGAACGCTGGGGCCAGCTTTTTTATTGTTGTTGCAGTGATGATTTTTTCGGTCAATTCACTTCAAGCTTTTACATGGATTGCATTTGTAGGAGCAGCCTTAACCGTGGTGGTGGTCTATTTTCTTGGATCCATCGGAAAAGAAGGACTAACGCCTATTAAATTGACGCTCGCAGGAGCGGCTATTGCAGCCTTTTTCTCTTCTTTAACACAAGGGCTGTTGGCCGTAGATGAATCTTCGCTTGACCAAGTTCTCTTTTGGCTGGCTGGGTCTGTTCAAGGCCGCAAGGTAGAAATGCTGTATGGCATACTACCTTATGTAGTGCCGGCGGTCATTGTTACTTTTTTTATCGCTTCAAAAATTAATATTTTAACGATTGGTGAAGATGTAGCCAAAGGATTAGGTCAAAGAACGGCGCTTGTCAAAATTATAAGCGGCATCATTATTGCCATCTTAGCTGGTGGAGCCGTTGCAGTAGCCGGTCCAATTAGCTTTGTCGGAATCATTGTTCCACACGTTGTAAGAGCAATTGTAGGACAAGATTATCGGTGGGTATTTCCTTATAGTGCGGTTGCCGGCGGAATTTTAATTTTATTAGCTGATGTTGCGGCCAGGTATGTCATTATGCCTCAAGAAATCCCTGTTGGAGTCATGACTGCCGTTATTGGTACACCTTTCTTTATCTATATGGCAAGGAAAGGGGCGAAAGTGTCATGA
- a CDS encoding FecCD family ABC transporter permease has protein sequence MKTYLSLRLKRISFLVNIKAALIITGFSAALVALFLLSAGTGDLFINPFRVINILAGHGLEFERLVVTSFRLPRIIVAICAGICLAIAGAILQGLVRNPLASPDLIGLTGGASVGVVLFLTLFSDKSNSLTVSINWMPVSAFLGAVAVALLLYVFAWKNGVSPITLVLIGIGLTALTKAMTTLFMIMGPIYRASQANIWITGTVYGSNWASVSILVPVTAGLVMITILMIRNLNVQELGEEIATNVGSRVQKNRLALLLMSTALTGSAVAFAGGISFVGLLAPHIARKLVGSSFGALIPLSALIGAILITGADLIGRTFFLPIEVPAGVFTAAIGAPYFIYLLYKQRNV, from the coding sequence ATGAAAACATACTTATCTCTTCGCTTAAAGCGGATTTCATTTTTAGTTAACATAAAAGCAGCTCTGATTATTACAGGATTTTCAGCTGCACTCGTGGCACTCTTTTTATTAAGTGCAGGTACGGGTGACTTATTCATCAATCCTTTTCGTGTGATTAACATTTTAGCAGGGCATGGATTGGAGTTTGAACGGTTAGTTGTTACATCTTTTAGACTGCCGCGCATTATCGTTGCCATTTGTGCCGGTATTTGTTTAGCCATTGCGGGTGCTATCTTGCAGGGACTTGTGAGAAATCCGCTTGCTTCACCAGATTTAATCGGATTAACAGGAGGAGCTTCAGTCGGTGTGGTGTTATTTTTGACACTATTTAGTGATAAAAGCAACTCATTAACCGTAAGTATTAATTGGATGCCTGTTAGCGCATTTTTAGGTGCAGTGGCAGTGGCGCTTTTACTTTATGTGTTTGCCTGGAAAAATGGCGTCTCTCCTATTACACTAGTATTAATAGGAATTGGATTAACAGCGTTAACGAAAGCTATGACCACGTTGTTTATGATCATGGGTCCTATCTACCGCGCCAGCCAAGCAAATATTTGGATTACGGGAACGGTTTATGGTTCAAATTGGGCCAGTGTTTCCATACTAGTTCCTGTTACAGCAGGGCTGGTTATGATCACGATTTTAATGATTCGAAATTTAAATGTTCAAGAGTTAGGTGAAGAAATTGCGACTAACGTTGGAAGTCGCGTTCAAAAAAATCGATTGGCACTATTGCTGATGAGCACAGCTTTAACAGGAAGCGCCGTTGCATTTGCCGGCGGAATTAGCTTTGTAGGATTACTTGCTCCACATATTGCCCGAAAGCTTGTAGGTTCATCATTCGGAGCTTTAATACCACTATCGGCACTAATCGGAGCGATTTTAATCACAGGAGCAGATTTAATTGGCCGAACATTCTTCTTGCCAATCGAAGTGCCAGCAGGTGTATTTACAGCTGCAATTGGCGCACCGTACTTCATTTATTTACTATACAAACAAAGAAACGTATAG
- a CDS encoding ABC transporter ATP-binding protein, producing MHSLETKSLTLSYGEAMIIDELDVTIPKGEITVFIGSNGCGKSTLLRSLARLLKPHAGSILLEGSKISSLPTKEIAKQLAILPQGPVAPEGLTVLQLVKQGRYPYQNWFRQWSQEDEEKVQNALESTGLADLADRQVDSLSGGQRQRAWIAMTLAQDTDIILLDEPTTYLDMTHQIEILDLLFELNEKENRTIVMVLHDLNLACRYAHHIVALQDKKIYAQGRPEEVINCDLVQRVFNMNCEVTVDPLFGTPLCIPHGRGRCIVNKLRVETQHAQ from the coding sequence ATGCATTCGTTAGAAACAAAATCGCTAACATTATCATATGGAGAAGCGATGATTATAGATGAGCTTGACGTTACCATCCCAAAGGGTGAGATTACGGTCTTTATCGGCAGTAATGGATGCGGAAAATCTACGCTGCTGCGTTCACTAGCAAGATTATTAAAGCCACATGCCGGCTCTATTTTACTAGAAGGCTCTAAAATTTCCTCTCTTCCTACAAAGGAAATTGCAAAGCAGCTAGCAATCCTTCCGCAAGGTCCTGTTGCACCTGAAGGCTTGACAGTGCTTCAACTTGTTAAACAAGGGCGCTATCCGTATCAAAATTGGTTTCGTCAGTGGTCTCAAGAAGATGAAGAAAAAGTACAAAATGCACTCGAATCAACAGGGTTAGCAGACTTGGCTGATCGTCAAGTTGACTCGCTTTCTGGAGGACAGCGTCAGCGCGCATGGATCGCCATGACATTAGCGCAAGATACGGATATTATTTTACTTGATGAACCGACAACGTATTTAGATATGACGCATCAAATTGAGATCTTGGACTTGTTGTTTGAACTGAATGAAAAAGAAAATCGTACCATCGTGATGGTGCTGCATGATTTAAACTTAGCCTGCCGCTATGCTCATCATATTGTGGCGCTTCAAGATAAAAAAATCTATGCACAGGGAAGACCAGAAGAAGTCATTAACTGCGATTTAGTACAGCGAGTCTTTAATATGAACTGTGAAGTGACGGTGGATCCGTTATTTGGAACACCTCTTTGTATTCCTCATGGGCGCGGGCGATGTATTGTGAATAAGCTGCGAGTTGAAACGCAGCATGCTCAATAA
- a CDS encoding IucA/IucC family C-terminal-domain containing protein, whose protein sequence is MLNKKEQSELAEKFRCTFKDNSLYRLSPSSCMDESTLRVQLLWIQQTMEAANLRAAASMLAKRYSFVVVAALYSFIVFQKKINASTKNVSLHTEEVKTMWLPKVFISEIETTEVTEENHEILLDELLDELFAYQLEPIWSALRKVTKISKLTLWENVAVYIHWLYDLLLANEEIDNMQVQKDLRYVLEEAEGHHFGSYHNNPLVRYSSPPQYVEKQKQEIRVRQTCCLSYQTGAKETYCRTCPVICKSKKGVSVHD, encoded by the coding sequence ATGCTCAATAAGAAAGAGCAAAGCGAGTTAGCAGAAAAATTCCGCTGTACGTTTAAAGATAACTCGCTGTACAGGTTGTCTCCCTCCAGCTGCATGGATGAAAGCACGCTGAGGGTGCAATTGCTATGGATTCAACAGACGATGGAGGCCGCTAACTTGAGAGCAGCTGCTTCAATGTTAGCGAAGCGATATAGTTTTGTTGTGGTTGCAGCTTTGTATTCATTTATTGTGTTTCAAAAAAAGATAAACGCATCGACTAAAAATGTTTCTTTGCATACAGAAGAAGTTAAAACGATGTGGCTTCCAAAAGTGTTTATCTCAGAAATTGAAACGACAGAAGTAACAGAGGAGAATCACGAAATTCTTCTTGATGAACTTCTTGATGAATTGTTTGCTTATCAACTTGAGCCGATATGGTCAGCACTGCGTAAAGTGACAAAAATTTCAAAGCTGACGCTGTGGGAAAACGTAGCTGTTTATATCCACTGGCTTTATGATTTGCTTTTAGCAAACGAAGAAATAGATAACATGCAAGTGCAAAAAGATTTACGATACGTGTTAGAAGAAGCTGAGGGTCATCACTTTGGTTCATATCATAACAATCCGCTTGTTCGGTACAGTTCACCTCCTCAATATGTAGAGAAACAAAAGCAGGAGATAAGAGTTCGGCAAACGTGCTGTTTGTCTTACCAAACAGGAGCTAAAGAGACTTATTGTCGAACATGTCCGGTTATTTGTAAATCAAAGAAAGGAGTGAGTGTGCATGACTAA
- a CDS encoding YusU family protein encodes MTKTFQEQFDGLIEKYTELMVGESDEQLQGKVKMWALYNHISKSMPPLTKHWNQLYPEAKAEMVEIVKEIKELNEAHRASQRKPE; translated from the coding sequence ATGACTAAAACCTTTCAAGAGCAATTCGACGGTTTGATTGAAAAGTATACGGAACTAATGGTTGGTGAAAGTGACGAACAGCTGCAAGGAAAAGTAAAAATGTGGGCACTTTACAATCATATCTCAAAATCTATGCCGCCTTTAACAAAGCATTGGAATCAATTATATCCAGAAGCAAAAGCTGAAATGGTCGAGATTGTGAAGGAAATAAAAGAGCTGAATGAAGCGCATCGAGCGTCGCAGCGAAAACCAGAATAA
- a CDS encoding proline dehydrogenase family protein yields MEQTIRNFFLLLSKSKKLTKLAKRYGLRFGATRFVAGETIDEAVSVIKKLNEQGLKVTIDYLGEFVESEAEVNNAAAQCIKAIHLIHKERLDSEISLKLTSMGLDISEDLALHNMRRILSEAEKYSVFVTIDMEDYKRCRKTIKLFKQLKNEYEHVGTVLQAYLYRTESDVRELDTYAPKLRLVKGAYKEAADVAFPDKEDVDENFKNIIGLHLLNGHYTAVATHDERIIQYTKEFVKRHGISVDQFEFQMLYGIRSERQVQLVAEQYKMRVYVPYGTDWYGYFMRRLAERPANVAFVLKGIVKK; encoded by the coding sequence TTGGAACAAACGATAAGAAACTTTTTTTTATTGTTATCAAAAAGCAAAAAGTTAACAAAGCTAGCTAAGCGCTATGGCTTACGTTTTGGAGCAACACGGTTTGTTGCAGGGGAAACCATCGATGAAGCTGTTAGTGTAATAAAAAAGCTAAATGAACAAGGATTAAAAGTAACGATTGATTATCTCGGAGAGTTTGTGGAAAGTGAAGCTGAAGTCAATAATGCTGCCGCTCAATGCATAAAGGCCATTCACCTTATACACAAAGAAAGATTAGATTCAGAAATTTCTTTAAAATTAACGTCTATGGGACTGGATATTTCCGAAGATTTGGCGCTTCATAATATGCGGCGTATTCTGAGTGAAGCGGAAAAGTATAGCGTGTTTGTGACGATTGATATGGAGGACTATAAGCGATGCAGGAAGACGATTAAACTATTTAAACAATTAAAAAATGAGTATGAACACGTAGGGACGGTGCTTCAAGCGTACTTATATCGCACAGAAAGTGACGTTCGTGAATTAGATACTTATGCTCCTAAATTAAGGTTAGTGAAAGGAGCGTACAAAGAAGCGGCGGACGTGGCGTTTCCTGATAAAGAAGATGTAGACGAAAACTTCAAAAACATCATTGGGCTCCACTTATTAAACGGTCACTACACAGCAGTCGCTACTCACGATGAACGAATCATTCAGTATACAAAAGAGTTCGTTAAGAGGCATGGAATCTCAGTCGATCAGTTTGAGTTTCAGATGCTGTACGGCATTCGATCAGAAAGGCAGGTTCAGCTCGTAGCAGAACAATATAAAATGAGAGTGTACGTTCCTTATGGAACGGACTGGTACGGGTACTTTATGAGGCGCCTTGCAGAAAGACCTGCAAATGTCGCATTTGTCTTAAAAGGAATCGTAAAAAAATAA
- a CDS encoding YuzL family protein, producing MSKLKKDPSSAGVSAASVKGNAGPVNEPHGRGKKTSQNQQYTKHNTQGH from the coding sequence GTGAGCAAATTAAAGAAGGATCCATCGTCAGCAGGCGTAAGCGCAGCAAGCGTTAAGGGAAATGCAGGACCAGTCAATGAACCGCACGGACGCGGCAAAAAGACATCTCAAAACCAACAGTACACAAAGCATAATACACAAGGACATTAA
- a CDS encoding 3-hydroxyacyl-CoA dehydrogenase/enoyl-CoA hydratase family protein, which yields MMNIKKAAVLGSGVMGSGIAAHLANVGIPTLLLDVLPNSLTPDEEKKQLTLEDRQVRNRLSTTALAKLTKQKPAPLTSKSSLSLITPGNLEDHLQQLSDCDWIIEVVVERLDIKQQLFEKIDIVRKKGSIVSSNTSGISIHEMAKGRSEDFKAHFLGTHFFNPPRYLKLLEIIPTHDTKLEIVEYMKTFGEDVLGKGVVIAKDTPNFIANRIGTYGLLVTVQEMLKGNYSVGEVDSVTGPLIGRPKSATFRTLDVVGLDTFIHVANNVFDKVEGKEKEVFDVPLFMKQMQENGWLGSKSGQGFFLKKGKEILELDPGTLQYVERKKLKTASTELSKQAKGLQNKMKALIYSDDRAGQLLWNVISPVLVYAAELKNEIADDIVAIDQAMKWGFGWKMGPFETWDAIGLEKSIEKMEQSGLAIPQWIKQMQENGFTSFYKEMEGQTLYYEDDEYKVVKENKKVIHLSSLRSQNNVILENSGASLIDLGDDVACLQFTSPNNAIGLDIISLLNQSLEEVNKNYKGLVIGNQGKNFCVGANLAMILMEAQDDNYVEIEFVIKQFQQAMMKVKYNEKPVVAAPFAMALGGGAEICLPSAKIQASAETYMGLVEVGVGLIPGGGGNKELYIKQLNGLPNGITLDLQQIANKTFETIATAKVSTSAAEARQLNFLNRHDGISVNGDHLLNDAKNSVLALHDTGYKPPVRSKVPVVGETGYATLLLGAQSMKYSGYISEHDYKIASKLAFVLAGGRVAFGSEVDEEYLLDLEREAFLSLVGEAKSQERMQHMLVKGKPLRN from the coding sequence ATTATGAACATAAAAAAAGCCGCCGTTTTAGGTTCAGGAGTTATGGGCTCTGGAATTGCAGCTCATTTAGCGAATGTAGGAATTCCAACGCTTTTGCTAGACGTGCTTCCAAATTCATTAACGCCAGACGAGGAAAAAAAACAGCTAACGCTTGAAGATAGGCAAGTGAGAAATCGGTTGAGCACAACTGCTCTAGCTAAATTAACGAAGCAAAAACCGGCGCCTTTAACGTCGAAGTCATCGCTATCTTTAATTACGCCAGGAAATCTTGAAGATCATTTACAGCAGTTAAGCGACTGCGATTGGATTATTGAAGTAGTGGTCGAACGCCTCGATATCAAACAGCAGTTATTCGAAAAGATTGACATTGTACGAAAAAAAGGAAGTATTGTAAGTTCAAACACTTCGGGAATATCCATCCACGAAATGGCTAAAGGACGCTCAGAAGATTTTAAAGCGCATTTCCTAGGAACGCACTTTTTTAATCCACCGCGTTATTTAAAGTTATTAGAAATCATTCCAACTCATGATACAAAATTAGAAATTGTTGAATATATGAAAACGTTTGGTGAAGATGTATTAGGTAAAGGAGTAGTTATTGCAAAAGATACGCCTAACTTTATCGCCAACCGCATCGGTACGTACGGTTTACTTGTGACTGTTCAAGAAATGTTAAAAGGTAATTACAGCGTGGGAGAAGTAGACTCTGTGACGGGTCCCTTAATTGGAAGACCAAAAAGCGCAACGTTTCGAACGTTAGACGTAGTGGGACTAGACACATTTATTCACGTGGCCAACAATGTATTTGACAAAGTAGAAGGCAAAGAAAAAGAAGTGTTTGATGTACCTCTATTTATGAAACAAATGCAGGAAAATGGCTGGCTGGGAAGCAAGTCGGGGCAAGGCTTCTTTTTGAAGAAAGGAAAGGAAATTTTGGAACTCGATCCTGGTACACTTCAATACGTCGAGAGAAAGAAGTTAAAGACAGCTTCTACCGAGTTAAGTAAGCAGGCAAAAGGACTACAAAATAAAATGAAAGCGCTTATATATTCTGATGATCGTGCTGGACAGCTTCTTTGGAATGTTATCAGTCCCGTTCTTGTATATGCAGCCGAGTTAAAAAATGAAATCGCTGACGATATCGTGGCAATTGATCAAGCTATGAAGTGGGGATTTGGCTGGAAAATGGGTCCGTTTGAGACGTGGGATGCCATTGGTTTAGAAAAGTCAATTGAGAAGATGGAGCAGTCTGGCTTAGCAATTCCGCAGTGGATAAAACAAATGCAGGAAAATGGATTTACAAGCTTCTATAAAGAAATGGAAGGTCAAACGCTTTACTACGAAGATGATGAGTATAAAGTGGTAAAAGAAAATAAAAAGGTGATTCACCTGTCATCTTTACGCTCTCAAAATAATGTCATTTTAGAAAACAGCGGAGCGAGTTTAATTGATTTAGGAGATGATGTGGCGTGCCTACAGTTTACTTCTCCTAACAATGCAATCGGGCTAGATATTATTAGCTTATTAAATCAGTCTCTTGAAGAAGTGAATAAGAACTATAAGGGGCTCGTCATAGGAAACCAAGGGAAAAATTTCTGCGTTGGCGCTAACTTAGCTATGATTTTAATGGAAGCACAAGATGATAATTATGTTGAAATTGAGTTTGTTATTAAACAATTTCAGCAGGCAATGATGAAGGTGAAATACAATGAAAAGCCGGTTGTTGCCGCTCCGTTTGCGATGGCTCTTGGAGGAGGAGCAGAAATTTGCTTACCGTCAGCTAAAATCCAAGCCTCTGCTGAAACTTATATGGGCCTTGTAGAAGTAGGAGTCGGGCTAATTCCTGGTGGAGGAGGTAATAAGGAGCTTTATATTAAACAGCTAAATGGTTTACCTAACGGTATAACGCTCGATCTTCAGCAGATTGCCAATAAAACATTTGAAACAATTGCTACTGCAAAAGTTTCCACCTCTGCTGCAGAAGCTAGACAGCTAAACTTTTTAAATCGCCACGATGGCATCAGTGTAAACGGAGATCACTTGCTGAATGATGCGAAGAACTCAGTCCTTGCTTTACATGACACAGGCTATAAACCGCCTGTAAGAAGTAAGGTTCCTGTTGTTGGAGAAACGGGATACGCAACGTTGCTGCTAGGAGCTCAATCCATGAAGTATTCAGGATATATATCGGAACATGACTATAAAATTGCTAGTAAGTTAGCATTTGTGTTAGCTGGAGGACGTGTAGCGTTTGGTTCCGAAGTTGATGAAGAGTATTTGCTGGATTTAGAGAGAGAAGCATTTTTAAGCCTTGTTGGAGAAGCGAAGTCTCAAGAACGTATGCAACACATGTTAGTTAAAGGAAAACCACTGCGCAATTAA
- a CDS encoding acetyl-CoA C-acetyltransferase: MREAVIVAGARTPVGKAKKGSLASVRPDDLGAIAVKETLRRAGGYEGPIDDLIIGCAMPEAEQGLNMARNIGALAGLPYTVPAITINRYCSSGLQSIAYGAERIMLGQAKAVLAGGAESMSFVPMFGNVARPNVQLVENAPEYYMGMGHTAEQVAMKYGISREDQDAFAVRSHQKAAKALQEGKFNDEIVPVEVTLRKVDEDNKLREQKLMFSQDEGVRPGTTADVLGKLRPAFSIKGSVTAGNSSQTSDGAAAVFLMDKEQAEAEGLKPLLKFRSFAVGGVPPEVMGIGPVAAIPKALKLAGLELSDIGLFELNEAFASQALGVIRELNINEDKVNVNGGAIALGHPLGCTGAKLTLSLMHEMQRRNEQFGIVTMCIGGGMGAAGVFELLA, from the coding sequence ATGAGAGAAGCAGTTATTGTAGCAGGTGCTAGGACACCGGTCGGAAAAGCAAAAAAAGGTTCACTGGCAAGTGTTAGACCTGATGATTTGGGAGCCATTGCGGTTAAAGAAACTCTTCGCCGAGCAGGCGGATACGAAGGGCCAATTGATGATTTAATTATCGGTTGTGCGATGCCTGAAGCAGAACAAGGTTTGAATATGGCTCGAAATATTGGCGCTCTTGCAGGTTTGCCTTATACGGTGCCAGCAATAACGATTAATCGTTATTGTTCATCAGGTTTACAAAGTATCGCCTACGGTGCAGAAAGAATTATGCTAGGGCAAGCCAAAGCAGTGTTAGCTGGAGGGGCAGAATCAATGAGTTTTGTTCCAATGTTCGGAAACGTAGCGCGTCCGAATGTGCAGCTGGTTGAAAATGCGCCGGAGTATTATATGGGCATGGGACATACGGCAGAACAAGTGGCGATGAAATACGGTATTTCACGTGAAGACCAGGATGCATTTGCTGTACGCAGCCATCAAAAAGCAGCAAAAGCACTTCAAGAAGGGAAGTTTAACGACGAAATTGTTCCAGTGGAAGTGACGCTTCGAAAAGTTGATGAAGACAATAAGCTCCGTGAACAAAAGCTGATGTTCTCTCAAGATGAAGGAGTTCGTCCTGGCACAACTGCGGACGTATTAGGAAAACTTCGTCCAGCCTTTTCGATTAAAGGATCCGTAACAGCAGGAAATTCTTCGCAGACAAGTGACGGAGCTGCAGCAGTTTTTCTAATGGATAAAGAACAAGCTGAAGCAGAAGGCTTAAAGCCTTTGCTTAAGTTTCGCTCATTTGCAGTTGGAGGAGTTCCGCCTGAAGTAATGGGTATTGGCCCGGTAGCAGCCATCCCTAAAGCTCTTAAACTAGCAGGGCTGGAGCTTTCTGATATAGGATTGTTTGAATTAAATGAAGCATTTGCTTCTCAAGCACTTGGCGTTATTCGTGAATTAAATATTAATGAAGATAAAGTAAATGTAAACGGAGGCGCTATTGCTTTAGGTCATCCATTAGGCTGTACTGGAGCTAAGCTGACTCTTAGCTTAATGCACGAAATGCAACGTCGAAATGAGCAGTTTGGTATTGTCACAATGTGTATTGGCGGAGGAATGGGAGCTGCTGGTGTATTTGAATTGTTAGCATAA